A genomic window from Microvirga sp. TS319 includes:
- a CDS encoding calcium-binding protein, with translation MILSSQGKPYPHQPLSVDLTYRWAIPVWAAKQAAVIESDGSAIDGELAGQPSVTDYPYPPYTSWLILGSDLAESLVGRSAGIYERDTMYGRGGNDTMDGGDGNDLMWGDDDNDILYGGPGGDYVDGGNGDDQLDGGADGDFLTGWTGHDTLAGGLNNDQLYGCAGNDILIGGQGADTLYGGLDATDGAEGMDTVSYATSASGVFVNLAEGRGLNGDAEGDRIYGVENLVGSVFGDYLVGQDVANRWGTFFDASYYLNKNPDLLAAFGAGNVAAATAHWWDLGHTEARRYAIFVTGSQIDAGDGDDIVYGGGQDDYLLAGAGADNVSGQFGNDWIYGETGNDRLEGGVGDDRLYGGDDEDTLIGGSGADYLHGGIGFDSVSYAQAQAGVIVNLATGGTAGEAAGDTYVDIEQVEGTAYADTLVGNGMGNELVGGAGGDGLYGDRGNDSLEGGLGSDILDGGEEFDLAIYINANSGVNASLFRGSGESRIGGDSDTYRSIEGIVGSNFFDILEGDRNPNYLAGLSGTDYLEGREGNDTLDGGLHDDTLEGGTGADFLDGGVGEDTAIYDHAFEGIVASLETGGSGGEAAGDVFINIENLEGTFRFGDRLSGNSGGNKIYGWGGEDVLSGLGGNDQLFGGTDNDRLEGGLGADRLDGGDGIDTAIYAQSNAAVYVNLATGSGMGDAAGDILVSIENIEGTAFGDTLIGSDGANTLLGGAGNDTLDGGMGGDRLDGGRGIDTVSFVHATEGVTVSLDYGGTRGEAAGDRYLGIEYIEGSNFGDDLMADEGNNALYGLDGSDFLYGFDGEDTLDGGDGNDYLYGDSRGGDSLGDTLYGGQGDDYLIGGNGKDYLDGGDGNDWLSGAGLPPIDPGPPGKNPDPEERPGTDYDADVLIGGAGRDMVSYMASTKFVWTSLATGGTQNSAEGDVYGDIEDLQGTNFDDRLGGDAGDNALYGMDGADILTGGAGRDAFVFMGVLDGYNIDQITDYTVGEDKIHLFWGMFEGLGMGPLAANAFVVGSAATQNEHRIIYNAATGALSFDADGSGAGAAIQFATLTANLPLSANDFLVIDW, from the coding sequence ATGATCCTGTCGTCTCAAGGCAAGCCTTACCCGCACCAACCTCTTTCGGTCGACCTAACCTATCGGTGGGCGATTCCGGTTTGGGCAGCCAAGCAAGCCGCCGTTATCGAGTCTGACGGCTCTGCCATTGATGGCGAACTCGCCGGTCAGCCGAGCGTGACAGACTACCCGTACCCTCCCTATACCAGTTGGCTCATCCTCGGCTCGGATCTCGCTGAATCTCTGGTCGGCAGGTCCGCCGGCATCTACGAGCGCGACACAATGTACGGCCGGGGCGGCAACGATACGATGGATGGCGGAGACGGCAACGACCTCATGTGGGGTGATGACGATAATGACATCCTGTATGGCGGGCCCGGCGGCGACTACGTCGACGGCGGGAACGGCGACGACCAGCTCGATGGCGGCGCCGACGGCGATTTCCTGACCGGCTGGACGGGCCACGACACGCTGGCCGGAGGTTTGAACAACGACCAGCTCTACGGCTGCGCAGGCAATGACATTCTGATCGGCGGCCAGGGCGCCGACACGCTCTATGGCGGGCTCGATGCCACCGACGGCGCGGAAGGGATGGACACGGTATCCTATGCAACCTCTGCCAGTGGCGTGTTCGTCAATCTGGCCGAAGGGCGCGGCCTCAATGGGGATGCTGAAGGCGATCGGATCTACGGGGTTGAAAACCTCGTCGGCTCTGTCTTCGGCGACTATCTTGTCGGCCAGGACGTGGCCAATCGCTGGGGCACCTTCTTCGACGCATCCTACTATCTCAACAAAAATCCCGATCTCCTGGCGGCCTTCGGCGCCGGCAATGTGGCGGCTGCCACCGCGCATTGGTGGGACCTCGGTCACACGGAGGCACGGCGCTACGCCATCTTCGTCACCGGCTCGCAGATCGACGCGGGCGACGGCGACGATATCGTCTATGGCGGCGGTCAGGACGACTATCTCCTGGCCGGTGCCGGAGCGGACAACGTCTCGGGCCAGTTCGGCAACGACTGGATCTATGGCGAAACCGGAAACGACCGCTTGGAGGGTGGGGTTGGCGACGACCGCCTCTACGGCGGGGACGATGAGGATACGCTGATCGGCGGATCGGGCGCCGATTATCTGCACGGAGGAATCGGCTTCGACAGCGTCAGCTACGCCCAAGCGCAGGCAGGCGTGATCGTCAATCTCGCGACCGGCGGCACCGCCGGCGAAGCCGCCGGCGATACCTATGTCGACATCGAGCAGGTCGAGGGCACGGCATATGCCGACACTCTGGTCGGCAATGGAATGGGCAATGAGCTCGTTGGCGGGGCGGGAGGCGACGGTCTCTACGGTGACCGTGGCAATGACTCTCTCGAGGGCGGACTTGGATCCGATATTCTCGATGGCGGCGAGGAATTCGACCTAGCCATCTATATCAATGCCAACTCCGGAGTGAACGCGAGCCTTTTCCGCGGGAGCGGCGAATCACGAATTGGCGGAGACAGCGACACTTATCGCAGCATCGAAGGAATCGTTGGCTCGAATTTCTTCGACATTCTCGAAGGCGATAGGAATCCCAACTATCTCGCGGGCTTGAGCGGAACCGATTACCTGGAAGGCCGGGAGGGCAACGACACCCTCGATGGCGGTCTCCACGACGACACTCTCGAAGGCGGCACAGGCGCCGATTTCCTCGATGGCGGTGTGGGGGAAGACACCGCGATTTACGACCATGCCTTTGAGGGTATCGTCGCAAGCCTCGAGACCGGCGGCTCGGGTGGCGAGGCGGCAGGCGATGTCTTCATCAATATCGAGAACCTCGAGGGCACGTTTCGTTTCGGCGATCGGCTCTCGGGCAACAGTGGCGGCAACAAGATCTATGGCTGGGGTGGCGAAGATGTCCTGAGCGGCCTGGGCGGCAACGACCAGCTTTTCGGTGGAACGGACAACGATCGCCTCGAAGGCGGACTAGGCGCCGACCGGCTCGATGGCGGCGACGGCATCGATACGGCGATCTATGCCCAGTCCAATGCGGCCGTGTACGTCAATCTGGCGACCGGTTCCGGCATGGGCGATGCAGCGGGCGATATCCTTGTCAGCATCGAGAACATCGAGGGCACGGCCTTTGGCGATACCCTGATCGGCAGCGATGGCGCGAACACGCTCCTGGGCGGCGCCGGCAACGACACCCTCGACGGCGGCATGGGCGGCGACCGGCTCGATGGCGGGAGAGGCATCGATACAGTAAGCTTTGTCCATGCCACGGAGGGCGTGACCGTGAGCCTCGACTACGGTGGTACACGGGGCGAGGCGGCAGGCGACCGTTATCTTGGTATCGAATATATCGAAGGTTCGAACTTCGGCGATGATCTGATGGCGGACGAAGGCAACAATGCCCTCTACGGCCTTGATGGCAGCGACTTTCTCTACGGCTTCGACGGGGAGGACACCCTCGATGGCGGCGATGGCAACGACTATCTCTACGGTGACAGTCGTGGCGGCGATTCCTTGGGCGATACGCTGTACGGCGGCCAGGGCGATGACTATCTCATCGGCGGGAATGGCAAGGATTACCTGGATGGCGGAGACGGCAATGACTGGTTGTCGGGCGCCGGTCTTCCGCCGATCGATCCGGGGCCGCCCGGGAAGAATCCCGATCCCGAAGAACGTCCCGGCACGGACTACGATGCCGACGTCCTGATCGGTGGGGCAGGTCGCGATATGGTCAGCTATATGGCCTCGACGAAGTTCGTATGGACAAGCCTCGCAACGGGCGGCACGCAAAATTCAGCCGAGGGCGACGTCTATGGAGACATTGAGGACCTGCAGGGCACGAACTTCGATGACCGGCTGGGTGGCGACGCCGGTGATAATGCTCTCTACGGCATGGATGGCGCCGACATCCTGACCGGCGGCGCCGGTCGGGATGCGTTCGTGTTCATGGGCGTGCTCGATGGATATAACATCGACCAGATCACCGACTACACGGTCGGCGAGGATAAGATCCATCTGTTCTGGGGTATGTTTGAAGGACTCGGCATGGGACCGCTCGCCGCGAATGCTTTCGTCGTGGGCAGCGCGGCCACCCAGAACGAGCATCGCATCATCTACAATGCCGCAACCGGGGCGTTGTCCTTCGATGCCGATGGCTCGGGTGCAGGAGCCGCGATTCAGTTCGCCACGCTGACGGCAAACCTGCCCTTGTCCGCCAATGATTTCCTGGTGATTGATTGGTGA
- a CDS encoding DUF2270 domain-containing protein, with protein sequence MQTTSDQRTVSVLKPAIAPPVFPSTGTEFINVMAHYHRAEIARMAGWRDRIDRTSNWAITVVAAMLSVSLSTPTAHHGVLLFAMVLILLLLVIEARRYRFFDVYRNRVRLMERNYYAQIFAPEDGTTDEWIHRLGEDLRRPVFLISLNQAISRRLRRNYCWMFLILLLAWLVKTTFIRMHENAVETHIVTSVGEWMRNAAVGPVPGWAVLVAVAILYGWILYASLRQPLGEGELAFGNVHV encoded by the coding sequence ATGCAGACAACGAGCGATCAACGAACCGTATCGGTCTTGAAACCGGCCATCGCTCCGCCCGTCTTTCCGAGCACCGGGACCGAATTCATCAACGTCATGGCCCATTATCATCGCGCCGAGATCGCCCGGATGGCCGGCTGGCGGGACCGGATCGATCGGACGAGCAACTGGGCCATCACGGTCGTGGCAGCCATGCTGTCGGTCTCTCTTTCCACGCCCACGGCCCATCACGGCGTCCTGCTCTTCGCCATGGTCCTGATCCTGCTGCTGCTGGTGATCGAGGCCCGCCGGTATCGGTTCTTCGACGTCTATCGCAATCGCGTGCGTCTCATGGAGAGGAACTATTACGCGCAGATCTTTGCGCCTGAAGACGGCACGACGGACGAATGGATCCACAGGCTCGGCGAGGATCTCCGAAGGCCCGTGTTCCTGATCAGCCTGAACCAGGCCATCTCGCGCCGGCTCCGGCGCAATTACTGCTGGATGTTCCTGATCCTCCTGCTGGCCTGGCTGGTGAAGACGACCTTCATCAGGATGCACGAGAATGCGGTCGAGACTCACATCGTCACATCCGTCGGGGAATGGATGCGGAATGCGGCCGTGGGGCCGGTGCCCGGATGGGCCGTCCTCGTGGCCGTCGCCATCCTTTACGGCTGGATCCTGTATGCCTCTCTGCGCCAGCCCCTGGGGGAGGGCGAACTCGCCTTCGGCAACGTGCATGTCTGA
- a CDS encoding NADP-dependent isocitrate dehydrogenase — protein sequence MAKIKVANPVVELDGDEMTRIIWQFIKDKLIHPYLDIDLKYYDLGIEHRDATNDKVTVEAAEAIKKYGVGVKCATITPDEGRVEEFNLKEMWKSPNGTIRNILGGVIFREPIICKNVPRLVPGWTQPIVVGRHAFGDQYRATDFKVPGKGRLTIKFEGEDGTVIEKEVFKFPDAGVAMAMYNLDESIRDFARASMNYGLMRKYPVYLSTKNTILKAYDGRFKDIFQEVYEAEFKAKFAAAGITYEHRLIDDMVASALKWSGGYVWACKNYDGDVQSDTVAQGFGSLGLMTSVLMTPDGQTVEAEAAHGTVTRHYREHQKGKETSTNSIASIFAWTRGLSHRAKLDDNPELAKFAATLEKVCVDTVEAGYMTKDLALLVGAEQKWLSTTGFLDKIDENLRIAMAA from the coding sequence ATGGCGAAGATCAAGGTTGCCAATCCGGTCGTCGAGCTCGACGGCGACGAGATGACCCGCATCATTTGGCAGTTCATCAAAGACAAGCTGATCCACCCCTATCTCGACATCGACCTGAAGTACTACGACCTGGGCATCGAGCACCGCGACGCCACCAACGACAAGGTCACGGTCGAGGCCGCCGAGGCGATCAAAAAGTACGGCGTGGGCGTCAAATGCGCCACGATCACGCCCGACGAGGGCCGAGTCGAGGAGTTCAACCTCAAGGAGATGTGGAAGTCGCCCAACGGCACGATCCGCAACATCCTCGGCGGCGTGATCTTCCGCGAGCCGATCATCTGCAAGAACGTGCCGCGCCTGGTGCCGGGCTGGACCCAGCCGATCGTCGTCGGCCGCCATGCCTTCGGCGACCAGTACCGCGCGACCGACTTCAAGGTGCCCGGCAAGGGCCGCCTGACGATCAAGTTCGAGGGCGAGGACGGCACCGTCATCGAGAAGGAAGTGTTCAAGTTCCCGGATGCCGGCGTGGCGATGGCCATGTACAACCTCGACGAGTCGATCCGCGACTTCGCCCGGGCTTCGATGAACTACGGCCTGATGCGCAAGTACCCGGTCTATCTGTCGACCAAGAACACCATCCTCAAGGCCTATGACGGGCGCTTCAAGGACATCTTCCAAGAGGTCTACGAGGCCGAGTTCAAGGCCAAGTTCGCGGCGGCCGGGATCACCTACGAGCACCGCCTGATCGACGACATGGTGGCCTCGGCCCTGAAGTGGTCGGGCGGCTATGTCTGGGCGTGCAAGAACTACGACGGCGACGTGCAGTCGGATACGGTGGCGCAGGGCTTCGGCTCACTCGGCCTGATGACCTCGGTGCTGATGACGCCGGACGGCCAGACCGTCGAGGCGGAAGCTGCCCACGGCACGGTGACGCGCCACTACCGCGAGCACCAGAAGGGCAAGGAGACCTCGACCAACTCGATCGCGTCGATCTTCGCCTGGACCCGCGGCCTCAGCCATCGCGCCAAGCTCGACGACAATCCGGAGCTGGCCAAGTTCGCCGCCACCCTCGAGAAGGTCTGCGTCGACACGGTCGAAGCCGGCTACATGACCAAGGACCTGGCGCTGCTCGTCGGTGCCGAGCAGAAGTGGCTCTCCACCACCGGCTTCCTCGACAAGATCGACGAGAACCTCAGAATCGCCATGGCGGCCTAA
- a CDS encoding phospholipase A2 family protein, translated as MDAWRGSLSRLRSILLLASCGVLVPAFTVAAPSTAPVVQPSPSLFHGNWCGLGDMNRRKPIDALDAACRAHDLCYERRGRGACSCDRAFLKATAFLSQRQRIDDATKAKAALANTLFAITPCIETGKTPRRARKR; from the coding sequence ATGGATGCATGGAGAGGTTCCCTGTCACGCCTGCGCTCGATCCTTCTTCTTGCCAGCTGTGGCGTCCTCGTTCCGGCCTTCACCGTGGCCGCCCCCTCGACGGCGCCGGTTGTCCAGCCCTCTCCCTCCCTTTTTCACGGCAACTGGTGCGGGCTCGGGGACATGAACCGCAGGAAGCCGATCGATGCCCTCGATGCGGCCTGCCGCGCGCATGATCTGTGCTACGAGCGGCGCGGCCGGGGCGCCTGCTCCTGCGACCGGGCCTTCCTGAAGGCAACCGCCTTCCTGTCCCAGCGCCAGAGGATCGACGACGCCACAAAGGCGAAGGCGGCCCTGGCGAACACCCTTTTTGCCATCACGCCCTGCATCGAGACCGGGAAAACTCCCCGCCGCGCCAGAAAGCGCTGA
- a CDS encoding RNA methyltransferase: protein MIRPTVILVEPQLAENIGMVARAMANFSLSELRIVAPRDGWPRKGAHSAASGAVHVLDGAKLYDTVREAIADLNFVFATTARERGQMKRVYGPDEAMAETHRRGAEGQGIGILFGRERTGLENDEVSLADAIITFPVDRRFSSLNLAQAVLLVSYEWYKLATGGALPFSGEILSPPAPREMVTSFFDYLESELAEVNFYPEDKRPTMTRNMRDIFHRLAMTEQDVRTLRGAVRALAEGRRLRKP from the coding sequence ATGATCCGCCCTACCGTCATCCTCGTGGAGCCGCAGCTTGCCGAGAATATCGGCATGGTGGCGCGCGCCATGGCCAATTTCAGCCTCTCGGAGCTGCGCATCGTGGCGCCCCGGGACGGCTGGCCCCGAAAGGGCGCGCATTCCGCGGCGTCGGGCGCGGTGCATGTGCTGGACGGCGCGAAGCTCTACGACACCGTCCGCGAGGCCATCGCCGACCTGAACTTCGTCTTCGCCACGACCGCCCGGGAGCGGGGCCAGATGAAACGGGTCTACGGGCCCGACGAGGCCATGGCCGAGACGCACCGGCGCGGCGCGGAGGGGCAGGGCATCGGCATCCTGTTCGGGCGCGAGCGGACAGGCCTCGAGAACGACGAGGTGTCGCTGGCGGATGCCATCATCACCTTTCCTGTCGACCGGCGGTTCTCGTCCCTGAATCTGGCCCAGGCGGTGCTGCTCGTCTCCTACGAATGGTACAAGCTGGCGACCGGCGGCGCGCTGCCGTTCTCCGGCGAAATCCTCTCGCCGCCGGCTCCCCGCGAGATGGTGACCTCGTTCTTCGATTATCTCGAGTCCGAGCTCGCCGAGGTCAATTTCTACCCCGAGGACAAGCGGCCGACGATGACCCGCAACATGCGGGACATCTTTCATCGTCTGGCGATGACCGAGCAGGATGTGCGCACCCTGCGGGGCGCGGTTCGGGCTCTTGCGGAAGGCCGCCGGTTGAGGAAGCCTTAA
- a CDS encoding alpha/beta hydrolase codes for MRRSLTTFVLLASCLSAATASAATPPKQPEQGPGGSDYAIADVVKTGTGTVASGSYVFYGNDTPSAPRPVVVFFHSWGAVNPALYGGFIDHLARKGYLVIFPRFQEVNRSRPADASVRAEELIAEALASLTDNPQARPDSARVAFIGHSAGVPIALNVATGVSQSDVPAPKLVFGLVPGGIASNEKERGIMLRDLSAIDPSTLLITMSGDREHLPSDRASRRIFEAASAVPTARKLFMRASSDDHGYPALTATLAFPGSPKAAYDAAAIKLQPDLPRDPKQKNTWKWSADMALSGPQTILTQQLGNNPTDTLDYLALWKTFEIAADAAFAGKDAAALARDPKFVDMGNWSDGWPVRRLSAQMPKGEVQEEKPERGPRRRLNLGPTESQQGAVNDLVKQFRS; via the coding sequence ATGCGCCGCTCGCTGACCACTTTCGTCCTTCTCGCGTCGTGCCTTTCCGCTGCGACCGCTTCCGCGGCCACGCCTCCGAAACAGCCGGAGCAGGGGCCGGGCGGGTCGGATTACGCGATCGCCGACGTCGTCAAGACCGGAACCGGCACCGTCGCGTCGGGCAGTTACGTCTTCTACGGCAACGACACGCCGTCGGCGCCTCGTCCGGTGGTCGTCTTCTTTCATTCCTGGGGCGCTGTGAACCCGGCCCTCTACGGCGGCTTCATCGATCATCTGGCGCGCAAGGGCTATCTGGTCATCTTTCCGCGCTTCCAGGAGGTGAACCGCTCCCGTCCTGCCGATGCGTCCGTGCGGGCAGAGGAACTGATCGCCGAGGCCTTGGCGTCATTGACGGACAATCCGCAGGCGCGGCCCGATTCCGCCCGGGTGGCCTTCATCGGCCATTCCGCCGGGGTGCCCATCGCGCTCAACGTGGCCACAGGAGTCTCGCAATCGGATGTACCGGCTCCCAAGCTCGTCTTCGGCCTCGTGCCCGGCGGCATCGCGTCGAACGAGAAGGAGCGTGGCATCATGCTCCGTGATCTGTCCGCGATCGACCCTTCGACCCTTCTCATCACCATGAGCGGCGACCGGGAGCACCTGCCGAGCGACCGCGCCTCCCGCCGCATCTTCGAGGCGGCGAGTGCCGTGCCGACGGCGCGCAAGCTGTTCATGCGGGCAAGCTCGGACGATCACGGCTATCCGGCCCTGACGGCGACGCTGGCCTTTCCGGGCTCTCCGAAGGCCGCATACGACGCCGCCGCCATCAAGCTTCAGCCCGATCTGCCGCGCGACCCGAAGCAGAAGAACACCTGGAAGTGGAGCGCCGACATGGCGCTCTCGGGCCCCCAGACCATCCTGACCCAGCAGCTCGGCAACAACCCGACCGATACGCTGGATTATCTCGCCCTCTGGAAGACCTTCGAGATCGCCGCCGATGCGGCCTTCGCCGGCAAGGACGCCGCCGCCCTCGCGCGCGATCCGAAATTCGTCGACATGGGCAATTGGAGCGACGGCTGGCCCGTGCGCCGCCTGTCGGCCCAGATGCCCAAGGGAGAGGTGCAGGAGGAAAAGCCCGAACGAGGACCCCGGCGCCGGCTCAATCTCGGCCCGACCGAAAGTCAGCAGGGCGCGGTGAATGATCTCGTCAAGCAGTTTCGCTCGTAA
- the murI gene encoding glutamate racemase, protein MRIDLLAGASYNPAVMPAPVPTILVFDSGLGGLTVFSEVLKVRPDARFVYAGDDAGFPYGRLSEAALTARVLSVMERLIGLYDPRLVVVACNTASTVVLPPLRERFSVPFVGTVPAIKPAALATRTGHVTVLATPGTVARDYTRDLVETYAGCCKVNLVGSRRLAAFAEAELSGAPVPDEELLAELRPCFVEGEDGRTDVVALGCTHYPLLLRRFQALAPWPVTWIDPAPAIARRVTQLIGPPVPGHEADEDEALAVFTSGAGITPAFREALRDKGLPLVTIEDMPLLQG, encoded by the coding sequence ATGCGTATCGATCTTCTGGCCGGTGCGTCCTATAACCCGGCTGTCATGCCTGCCCCCGTTCCCACGATCCTCGTCTTCGATTCCGGCCTCGGCGGCCTGACGGTGTTCTCCGAGGTCCTGAAAGTTCGCCCCGATGCCCGCTTCGTCTATGCGGGCGACGATGCGGGCTTTCCCTATGGGCGACTGAGCGAGGCGGCGCTGACCGCCCGGGTGCTCTCGGTCATGGAGCGGCTGATCGGCCTCTACGATCCCCGGCTCGTGGTGGTGGCCTGCAACACGGCCTCGACGGTCGTGCTGCCGCCCCTGCGCGAGCGGTTCTCCGTTCCCTTCGTGGGCACCGTGCCGGCCATCAAGCCTGCGGCTCTCGCGACTCGGACGGGCCATGTGACCGTGCTCGCGACGCCCGGCACCGTGGCGCGCGACTACACCCGCGATCTGGTCGAGACTTATGCGGGTTGCTGCAAGGTCAACCTCGTCGGCTCGCGTCGTCTGGCCGCCTTCGCCGAGGCGGAGCTCTCCGGAGCCCCGGTTCCCGACGAAGAGCTGTTGGCCGAACTGCGGCCCTGTTTCGTGGAGGGAGAGGACGGGCGGACCGACGTGGTGGCCCTGGGCTGCACCCATTACCCGTTGCTGTTGCGCCGCTTCCAGGCGCTCGCGCCATGGCCGGTGACATGGATCGACCCCGCGCCGGCCATCGCGCGCCGCGTCACCCAGCTCATCGGCCCGCCCGTTCCCGGGCACGAGGCCGACGAGGACGAGGCCCTGGCGGTCTTCACCAGCGGGGCCGGCATCACCCCGGCGTTCCGGGAAGCCTTGCGGGACAAGGGTTTGCCTCTCGTGACCATCGAGGATATGCCGCTCCTGCAGGGATAG
- the rpsD gene encoding 30S ribosomal protein S4: MSKRIQAKHKLDRRMGQNIWGRPKSPVNRREYGPGQHGQRRKGKMSDFGTQLRAKQKLKGYYANITEKQFRRYYAEAIRQKGDSGENLVGLLERRLDAIVYRAKFVATPFAARQFVNHGHVKVNGRRVNIPSYLVKAGDVIEVKDKSKQLEVVVVASQLAERDVPDYIEVDHSKMTARFTRIPTLSEVPYPVQMEPNLVIEFYSR; this comes from the coding sequence ATGTCGAAGCGCATTCAGGCCAAGCACAAGCTTGACCGCCGCATGGGTCAGAACATCTGGGGCCGCCCGAAGAGCCCCGTGAATCGCCGCGAATACGGCCCCGGCCAGCACGGCCAGCGCCGCAAAGGCAAGATGTCCGACTTCGGCACTCAGCTCCGCGCCAAGCAGAAGCTGAAGGGCTACTACGCCAACATCACCGAGAAGCAGTTCCGCCGCTACTACGCGGAAGCCATTCGTCAGAAGGGCGACTCCGGTGAGAACCTGGTCGGTCTGCTCGAGCGCCGTCTCGACGCGATCGTGTACCGCGCGAAGTTCGTCGCGACCCCCTTCGCGGCTCGTCAGTTCGTCAACCACGGTCACGTGAAGGTCAACGGCCGCCGCGTGAACATTCCGAGCTATCTCGTGAAGGCTGGCGACGTGATCGAGGTGAAGGACAAGTCCAAGCAGCTCGAAGTCGTGGTCGTGGCGAGCCAGCTCGCCGAGCGCGACGTGCCGGACTACATCGAGGTCGATCACTCCAAGATGACGGCCCGTTTCACCCGCATCCCGACTCTTTCCGAGGTGCCGTACCCGGTGCAGATGGAACCGAACCTCGTGATCGAGTTCTATTCGCGGTAA
- a CDS encoding phenylacetate--CoA ligase family protein: MADHYDDLETRDPVLREAALFDHLPDILKSALKAPAYAERLKGIDVESIRDRKALAGIPVLRKAELAALQNASLPFGGFVAQAPGSFSRLFTSPGPIFEPEAALSDPWRAARGLFAAGFRAGDIVLNTFSYHLTPGGFIMDSGARALGCAVIPAGPGNTEQQLDLIEAYRPGAYCGTPDFLKILLDAAAESGRDTSSIKRALMSGAAFPKSLQEAFFEKGIDAYQAYATADLGFIAYETSAREGLVVNEDLIVEIVRPGTGDPVPEGEVGEIVVTSLDPRRPFIRLALGDLTAVLPGRSPCGRTNARIKGWMGRADQAAKVKGMFVRPEQVAEIGRRHPELGRLRLLIERQRETDVMTLAAECEAASRTLAEAVESTLRSVTKLKGIVTLVAPGTLPADGKVIADERG, from the coding sequence TTGGCAGATCATTACGACGATCTTGAAACCCGCGATCCGGTCTTACGCGAAGCCGCTCTCTTCGACCACCTTCCCGATATCCTGAAAAGCGCCCTCAAAGCCCCAGCCTATGCAGAACGGCTCAAGGGCATCGATGTCGAGAGCATCAGAGACCGCAAGGCTCTGGCCGGAATCCCGGTCCTGCGGAAAGCCGAACTCGCGGCGCTGCAGAATGCGTCCCTCCCCTTTGGCGGCTTCGTTGCACAGGCGCCGGGCTCTTTCAGCCGCCTCTTCACGTCGCCCGGCCCCATTTTCGAGCCTGAGGCCGCCCTGTCCGATCCTTGGCGCGCGGCGCGGGGCCTCTTCGCGGCGGGCTTCCGCGCGGGCGACATCGTTCTCAACACCTTCAGCTATCACCTGACGCCTGGCGGCTTCATCATGGATTCCGGCGCGCGGGCGCTAGGCTGCGCGGTCATCCCCGCAGGGCCCGGCAACACCGAGCAGCAACTGGACCTGATCGAAGCCTACCGTCCGGGCGCCTATTGCGGCACTCCGGATTTCCTGAAGATCCTGCTCGATGCGGCGGCCGAATCCGGCCGGGACACTTCGTCCATCAAGCGCGCCCTCATGTCCGGCGCGGCCTTTCCGAAGTCGCTGCAGGAGGCGTTCTTCGAGAAGGGCATCGATGCCTACCAGGCCTATGCCACGGCCGATCTCGGCTTCATCGCCTATGAAACCTCCGCGCGCGAAGGGCTCGTGGTCAACGAGGATCTCATCGTGGAGATCGTGCGCCCCGGCACCGGCGATCCGGTCCCGGAGGGTGAAGTCGGCGAGATCGTCGTCACCAGTCTCGACCCGCGCCGTCCCTTCATCCGCCTGGCGCTCGGCGATCTGACCGCCGTGCTGCCGGGACGCAGCCCGTGCGGGCGGACCAACGCACGCATCAAAGGGTGGATGGGGCGGGCCGATCAGGCCGCCAAGGTCAAGGGCATGTTCGTACGCCCGGAGCAGGTGGCCGAGATCGGACGACGGCACCCCGAACTCGGACGCCTTCGCCTTTTGATCGAGCGGCAACGTGAGACCGACGTGATGACCCTGGCGGCCGAATGCGAAGCGGCTTCGCGCACCCTGGCGGAGGCCGTGGAGAGCACGCTGCGATCCGTTACGAAGCTCAAGGGCATCGTCACGCTGGTCGCGCCGGGGACCCTCCCGGCTGACGGCAAGGTTATCGCGGACGAGCGCGGTTAG
- a CDS encoding DUF805 domain-containing protein has translation MNFEVLKKNVEQAVRTGLGKFADFSGRSSRPEYWYFMLPVIVLMILASMLDSLLLDGMSVLGLIVALAALVPTLSAGARRLHDTDRSGWWLLIGLVPFIGALGLIYLCCQPGSPGSNRFGPAPSSATFGALAQA, from the coding sequence GTGAATTTCGAAGTCCTGAAGAAGAATGTAGAGCAGGCCGTCAGAACCGGCCTCGGCAAGTTCGCGGATTTTTCCGGCCGCTCGTCCCGCCCGGAATACTGGTATTTCATGCTGCCGGTCATCGTGCTCATGATCCTGGCGAGTATGCTGGACTCCCTCCTGCTCGACGGCATGTCCGTCCTCGGCCTGATCGTGGCCCTGGCGGCCCTCGTCCCCACCCTGTCGGCGGGGGCGCGGCGCCTTCACGATACGGACCGCTCGGGCTGGTGGCTTCTCATCGGGCTCGTTCCCTTCATCGGCGCTCTCGGCCTCATCTATCTCTGCTGCCAGCCGGGAAGCCCTGGGTCGAACCGGTTCGGCCCCGCGCCCTCGTCCGCGACCTTCGGAGCCCTGGCGCAAGCCTGA